A region from the Pararge aegeria chromosome Z, ilParAegt1.1, whole genome shotgun sequence genome encodes:
- the LOC120636602 gene encoding pyruvate dehydrogenase [acetyl-transferring]-phosphatase 1, mitochondrial isoform X2: MNCSNINIVFNTCAKIDRSLRQKLSSIWYKSYVLGDRTRYFHSSRTICQTQKDDVEVLLSPQEVTVILRKNEFNKDFSHGSVKSYDSNQLQSNDPIEDTRCEAQCKMTPGLLMGVFDGHGGPACAQVVSKRLFKYIAAALLPQELLENYIKQEPRELLIDTFNDRAEIVQDLKFIYDKSFNEYLSKLSNTAKDEIDVKVCLEKSIMHLDEDLSREVVEPFKENGTMTEDNEWVARKITKEHNTENFDELKRIWNEHPDEERKTVIRRDRLLGELAPLRSLGDCRYKWKAEILSEVAVPLIGQKAIPANYYTPPYLTAKPDVYYHRLTPKDKFLIIASDGLWDMMTPLQSVKLVGEHMKGKVFFNPLQLPKKNIQLGDINELLLHRKESLKSKPKDRNAATHLIRHAIGGTEYGIDHSRLAHLLSLSSDVSRMFRDDMTVTIVYFDSEFLRQCPA; this comes from the exons atgaattgttcaaatataaatatagtttttaatacATGCGCAAAAATAGATCGCAGCTTGAGACAAAAGTTGTCAAGTATTTGGTACAAAAGTTACGTTTTGGGCGATAGGACTCGTTATTTTCATTCTTCTCGTACAATATGTCAAACCCAGAAAGACGATGTTGAAGTCCTCTTGTCACCACAAGAA GTGACAGTAATTCTTcgaaaaaatgaatttaataaagatttctCGCATGGGTCTGTTAAATCATATGATTCCAATCAATTGCAATCAAAtgaccctattgaagatactCGATGTGAAGCACAGTGCAAGATGACACCAG GTTTATTAATGGGAGTATTTGATGGTCATGGTGGTCCAGCATGTGCCCAAGTGGTATCTAAGCGGCTGTTCAAATATATTGCTGCTGCTCTCCTCCCTCAAGAGTTATTGGAAAACTACATCAAACAAGAACCTAGAGAGCTATTAATCGATACATTTAATGACAGA GCAGAAATAGTACAAGACCTAAAGTTTATCTATGATAAAAGTTTCAACGAATACTTGAGTAAACTCTCGAATACTGCCAAAGATGAGATTGATGTCAAAGTATGTTTGGAAAAAAGCATTATGCATTTAGATGAAGATCTTTCGAGAGAAGTTGTAGAACCGTTTAAAGAAAATG GTACAATGACTGAGGATAATGAATGGGTAgctagaaaaataacaaaagaacatAACACAGAAAATTTCGACGAATTAAAAAGGATATGGAATGAGCATCCAGATGAAGAACGCAAGACTGTGATACGAAGGGATAGACTCTTAGGAGAACTTGCACCATTACGAAGTTTAGGAGATTGTAGATATAAGTGGAAAGCTGAAATTTTATCCGAAGTGGCAGTACCTTTGATTGGTCAAAAGGCTATACCGGCAAATTATTACACTCCGCCATATCTTACAGCTAAACCCGATGTCTATTATCATCGACTAACACCAAAggacaaatttttaattattgcctCTGATGGTTTGTGGGATATGATGACGCCGTTACAATCAGTCAAACTAGTTGGAGAGCATATGAAAGGAAAGGTATTTTTTAATCCTCTTCAACTTCCGAAAAAGAATATTCAGCTTGGTGATATAAATGagctactgttgcatagaaaagAGAGTCTGAAAAGTAAACCAAAAGATAGGAACGCGGCTACTCATCTAATTAGGCATGCCATAGGAGGTACTGAATATGGAATAGACCATTCAAGGTTGGCACATTTATTGAGTTTATCATCTGATGTTAGTCGCATGTTTAGAGATGATATGACTGTCACCATTGTTTATTTTGACTCTGAATTTCTGAGGCAGTGTCCGGCTTAA
- the LOC120636602 gene encoding pyruvate dehydrogenase [acetyl-transferring]-phosphatase 1, mitochondrial isoform X1 produces MNCSNINIVFNTCAKIDRSLRQKLSSIWYKSYVLGDRTRYFHSSRTICQTQKDDVEVLLSPQEVTVILRKNEFNKDFSHGSVKSYDSNQLQSNDPIEDTRCEAQCKMTPGLLMGVFDGHGGPACAQVVSKRLFKYIAAALLPQELLENYIKQEPRELLIDTFNDRAEIVQDLKFIYDKSFNEYLSKLSNTAKDEIDVKVCLEKSIMHLDEDLSREVVEPFKENGNVNHKTLSVALSGAVACVSYIDGPHLYIANVGDCNAVVGTMTEDNEWVARKITKEHNTENFDELKRIWNEHPDEERKTVIRRDRLLGELAPLRSLGDCRYKWKAEILSEVAVPLIGQKAIPANYYTPPYLTAKPDVYYHRLTPKDKFLIIASDGLWDMMTPLQSVKLVGEHMKGKVFFNPLQLPKKNIQLGDINELLLHRKESLKSKPKDRNAATHLIRHAIGGTEYGIDHSRLAHLLSLSSDVSRMFRDDMTVTIVYFDSEFLRQCPA; encoded by the exons atgaattgttcaaatataaatatagtttttaatacATGCGCAAAAATAGATCGCAGCTTGAGACAAAAGTTGTCAAGTATTTGGTACAAAAGTTACGTTTTGGGCGATAGGACTCGTTATTTTCATTCTTCTCGTACAATATGTCAAACCCAGAAAGACGATGTTGAAGTCCTCTTGTCACCACAAGAA GTGACAGTAATTCTTcgaaaaaatgaatttaataaagatttctCGCATGGGTCTGTTAAATCATATGATTCCAATCAATTGCAATCAAAtgaccctattgaagatactCGATGTGAAGCACAGTGCAAGATGACACCAG GTTTATTAATGGGAGTATTTGATGGTCATGGTGGTCCAGCATGTGCCCAAGTGGTATCTAAGCGGCTGTTCAAATATATTGCTGCTGCTCTCCTCCCTCAAGAGTTATTGGAAAACTACATCAAACAAGAACCTAGAGAGCTATTAATCGATACATTTAATGACAGA GCAGAAATAGTACAAGACCTAAAGTTTATCTATGATAAAAGTTTCAACGAATACTTGAGTAAACTCTCGAATACTGCCAAAGATGAGATTGATGTCAAAGTATGTTTGGAAAAAAGCATTATGCATTTAGATGAAGATCTTTCGAGAGAAGTTGTAGAACCGTTTAAAGAAAATGGTAACGTTAATCATAAAACACTATCAGTTGCACTGTCAGGTGCAGTAGCATGTGTGTCTTATATAGACGGACCGCATTTGTACATAGCAAATGTTGGTGACTGTAATGCTGTTGTAGGTACAATGACTGAGGATAATGAATGGGTAgctagaaaaataacaaaagaacatAACACAGAAAATTTCGACGAATTAAAAAGGATATGGAATGAGCATCCAGATGAAGAACGCAAGACTGTGATACGAAGGGATAGACTCTTAGGAGAACTTGCACCATTACGAAGTTTAGGAGATTGTAGATATAAGTGGAAAGCTGAAATTTTATCCGAAGTGGCAGTACCTTTGATTGGTCAAAAGGCTATACCGGCAAATTATTACACTCCGCCATATCTTACAGCTAAACCCGATGTCTATTATCATCGACTAACACCAAAggacaaatttttaattattgcctCTGATGGTTTGTGGGATATGATGACGCCGTTACAATCAGTCAAACTAGTTGGAGAGCATATGAAAGGAAAGGTATTTTTTAATCCTCTTCAACTTCCGAAAAAGAATATTCAGCTTGGTGATATAAATGagctactgttgcatagaaaagAGAGTCTGAAAAGTAAACCAAAAGATAGGAACGCGGCTACTCATCTAATTAGGCATGCCATAGGAGGTACTGAATATGGAATAGACCATTCAAGGTTGGCACATTTATTGAGTTTATCATCTGATGTTAGTCGCATGTTTAGAGATGATATGACTGTCACCATTGTTTATTTTGACTCTGAATTTCTGAGGCAGTGTCCGGCTTAA